GCCGTATTTGTATATGACCTAATTGAATACTAGCGGTAGGTACCCCTCGTGCATATAGGTTGTAAATACCGTAAGCATTGAAAGACCTGTGGTTATATCTGGGTTCACACTTTGCTGAGCATACTTTCGGGCGAGTAAGGATTGCCCACATACATAAATACTTACCCCGGCTTCTTTTAATGTGCTAATCAAGTCGATGTTCGGGTTATTCAGCTCATAGCGCTGTTGATAGGTTTCATTATCCAGAACAACATCAGTTGCACCACCATGGATCACCACTGCCACACTCAGGTTTTCTGGTGTTACCCCGCCCAATCCATGTAGGTTCATCATTCTGGCAACATTATTCAATCCAGGATTAATACTCTCTTTATCTCTCTGGAGTGTTTTTAAATCGACCACGATGTCGTATGAAACATCCAACTTTGGGTGTACTGCTCCTTCGATTTCATAAATGCCGCCGAATCCTTTGATGATAGGAAAGCGTGCTTCTTGTGCAAATAAGGTGCTGGTAAAAATGAGAACGAAGAGTAATGGACTGAGTAATTTCATAAAAAGGGTTTTTTGAGTATTGTATTTCAAAGTCGATTCAACATATACAATGAAAAAGTATCTATCTCTAATTCTTATTGGAATACTATCAGTCCCAAATGTAGCAGCTCAATCAAAAATCATTTTTGACACCGATTTCGGTGGCGATGCTGACGATCTGGGAGCATTAGCAATGATCCATAATCTACAAAGCCATGGGGAGACAGAGTTACTGGCTGTGATGTGCTGGAGTACCGAAGAATATGCGGTTTCAGGAATTGATGCCGTTAATACTTTTTATGGCAGACCACATATTCCAATCGGAGTTAGAAAGGATGGAAAATTTCACGAACCCTGGAATCATTCAAAACCAATCACAGAGGTACTGCCATTCAATGAAAGTTATGATTCCGCTACTGAAGCAGTCGCCCTTTATAGAAAGCTACTTTCTGACGCGGATGAAAATAGTATCACTATAATCACAGTGGGTCCACTGGCTAATATCAAAAACCTGTTGGAATCAGAGCCAGATTCAAATTCTCCGTTAAGCGGAAAAGAATTGATAAATCAAAAGGTGTCTGAGTTTGTGATTATGGGAGGACAGTATCCCGAAGGAGAGTGGGAATGGAATTTCAATGGCAATATGGAAGGGGTAACCAGATTTGTAATAGAAAATTTGAAAGAAGTACCCGTTACATTTTTGGGGTACGAAGTCGGTTTAGTAATAAAAACCGGAGAAGTTTTTAATGAACTTGAGACATCTCATCCCCTGTACATCGGATATAAACACTTTAGTGAGTTTGCTCCCTGGATAAAAGAGAATTATAAGGGCAGAATTCTGGACAACTCAAGCTATGACCAAACAGCAATACTATATGCTGTTAGAAACGGACTCGGCGACTATTGGGATCGAGTTGACAATGGATTCAACAAAGCAGACGATGAAGGAGGAAATATTTGGGTAGAAGGAGAGAAAACCAATCACTCCTACTTAACCCTTCTCAAAGACCCGGAGGAAATGGCCACTATTATTGAAAGTTTGATGCTCGGTAATTTAGAATAAGTTTTGTAAGAACTGCCTTTTTTGAACATCTTCCACGCTTTAATCAAAAGGCCAATATGTTCAAGTATCTCACTCCATCTCTCTTCCTATTTTTATTCACCATCTTTATCTCGGGTTGCTCTGCAAATCAACCTGTTGAGTATCAATTATGGGACAAAGTAACACTGGATTTTGAAGGCCCTGAACTATCCGAAAGCGAGGAGACATTCACAGAATATCGTCTTGATGTGCATTTCATCAATCACAGAACGGGATCTTCCTATTACGTGCCAGGCTATTTTGCAGCTGACGGAGATGCAGCAGAAACAAGCGCTACTTCAGGTAACATATGGAGAGTAAATTTCAGCCCTGATGAAACCGGGGAGTGGTTATATGTAGCGAGTTTCAGGAAAGGGGAAGGCGCTGCTATTTCCTTAGACCCCGGAGTTGGAGAAAGTGCAGGCTTTTTTGATGGGGAATCAGGTTCATTCATGGTAACTGAGCGAACATCATCTGA
This genomic window from Balneola sp. contains:
- a CDS encoding nucleoside hydrolase, with the protein product MKKYLSLILIGILSVPNVAAQSKIIFDTDFGGDADDLGALAMIHNLQSHGETELLAVMCWSTEEYAVSGIDAVNTFYGRPHIPIGVRKDGKFHEPWNHSKPITEVLPFNESYDSATEAVALYRKLLSDADENSITIITVGPLANIKNLLESEPDSNSPLSGKELINQKVSEFVIMGGQYPEGEWEWNFNGNMEGVTRFVIENLKEVPVTFLGYEVGLVIKTGEVFNELETSHPLYIGYKHFSEFAPWIKENYKGRILDNSSYDQTAILYAVRNGLGDYWDRVDNGFNKADDEGGNIWVEGEKTNHSYLTLLKDPEEMATIIESLMLGNLE